A genomic region of Rhizobium sp. NXC24 contains the following coding sequences:
- a CDS encoding F0F1 ATP synthase subunit epsilon — protein sequence MPDNFNFELVSPERLLLSEQVIDVVIPASEGEMTVMAHHAPTMTMIKPGVVKVHAASGKKQDYVVFGGFADILPTGCTLLAESAIPVEDLNQDELTRRIDIARAELEDAEHHEHKSRLEHYIMEMTRLRGAIGQD from the coding sequence ATGCCTGACAATTTCAATTTCGAACTGGTATCTCCGGAGCGTCTGCTTCTGTCGGAGCAGGTTATCGATGTTGTCATTCCCGCCAGCGAAGGCGAGATGACCGTCATGGCCCATCATGCGCCGACGATGACCATGATCAAGCCGGGCGTCGTCAAGGTGCATGCCGCATCGGGCAAGAAGCAGGATTACGTCGTGTTCGGCGGCTTCGCCGACATCCTGCCGACCGGCTGCACGCTGCTGGCCGAATCCGCAATTCCGGTGGAAGATCTCAACCAGGATGAGCTGACGCGTCGTATCGATATCGCTAGGGCAGAACTCGAAGATGCCGAGCATCACGAGCACAAGTCGCGCCTTGAGCACTACATCATGGAAATGACGCGGCTGCGCGGCGCAATCGGACAAGATTGA
- the atpD gene encoding F0F1 ATP synthase subunit beta, which translates to MADAATPAGSVGKVTQVIGAVVDVAFEGELPAILNALETDNNGNRLVLEVAQHLGENAVRTIAMDSTEGLVRGQSVKDTGAPISVPVGHETLGRIMNVIGEPVDEAGPLNTQKKRAIHQDAPSYVEQSTEAQILVTGIKVVDLLAPYAKGGKIGLFGGAGVGKTVLIMELINNVAKAHGGYSVFAGVGERTREGNDLYHEMIESGVNKHGGGEGSKAALVYGQMNEPPGARARVALTGLTVAENFRDEGQDVLFFVDNIFRFTQAGSEVSALLGRIPSAVGYQPTLATDMGQMQERITTTTTGSITSVQAIYVPADDLTDPAPATSFAHLDATTVLSRSIAEKGIYPAVDPLDSTSRMLDPMVVGEEHYEVARKVQSTLQRYKALQDIIAILGMDELSEEDKLAVARARKIERFLSQPFFVAEVFTGSPGKLVALEDTIKGFKGLVNGEYDHLPEAAFYMVGSIEEAMEKAKKLAA; encoded by the coding sequence ATGGCTGACGCAGCTACCCCCGCAGGTTCTGTCGGTAAGGTTACGCAGGTTATCGGCGCCGTTGTGGACGTTGCTTTCGAAGGCGAACTCCCGGCGATCCTGAACGCGCTTGAAACCGACAACAATGGCAACCGTCTGGTTCTCGAAGTCGCACAGCACCTCGGGGAAAACGCGGTCCGCACCATCGCCATGGACTCGACCGAAGGTCTGGTTCGCGGCCAGTCCGTCAAGGACACGGGCGCGCCGATCTCGGTTCCGGTCGGACATGAAACGCTTGGCCGTATCATGAACGTTATCGGCGAGCCGGTCGACGAAGCAGGTCCGCTGAATACCCAGAAGAAGCGCGCCATCCACCAGGATGCTCCGTCTTACGTCGAGCAGTCCACGGAAGCGCAGATCCTCGTCACCGGCATCAAGGTCGTCGACCTGCTCGCTCCCTACGCAAAGGGCGGCAAGATCGGCCTGTTTGGCGGCGCTGGCGTTGGCAAGACCGTTCTTATCATGGAACTGATCAACAACGTCGCCAAGGCGCACGGTGGTTACTCGGTGTTCGCAGGCGTGGGTGAACGTACCCGCGAAGGCAACGACCTCTACCACGAAATGATCGAATCTGGCGTCAATAAGCATGGCGGCGGCGAAGGCTCCAAGGCTGCGCTCGTTTACGGCCAGATGAACGAACCGCCGGGCGCTCGTGCTCGCGTCGCTCTGACCGGTCTGACCGTTGCTGAAAACTTCCGCGATGAAGGCCAGGACGTTCTGTTCTTCGTCGACAACATCTTCCGCTTCACCCAGGCTGGTTCGGAAGTGTCGGCTCTGCTCGGCCGTATTCCTTCGGCCGTGGGCTATCAGCCGACGCTCGCCACCGACATGGGCCAGATGCAGGAACGCATCACCACGACGACGACGGGCTCGATCACCTCGGTTCAGGCCATTTACGTTCCGGCCGACGACTTGACCGACCCGGCACCGGCAACCTCGTTCGCCCACTTGGACGCAACGACGGTTCTGTCGCGCTCGATCGCTGAAAAGGGTATCTACCCGGCCGTCGACCCGCTCGACTCCACCTCGCGCATGCTCGACCCGATGGTCGTCGGCGAAGAGCACTATGAAGTCGCTCGTAAGGTTCAGTCGACCCTGCAGCGCTACAAGGCTCTCCAGGACATCATCGCCATCCTCGGCATGGACGAACTGTCGGAAGAAGACAAGCTGGCCGTTGCCCGCGCCCGCAAGATCGAGCGCTTCCTGTCGCAGCCGTTCTTCGTCGCAGAAGTCTTCACCGGTTCGCCGGGTAAGCTCGTCGCTCTCGAAGACACGATCAAGGGCTTCAAGGGCCTAGTCAACGGCGAATACGATCACCTGCCGGAAGCCGCTTTCTACATGGTCGGCTCGATCGAAGAGGCGATGGAAAAAGCCAAGAAGCTGGCTGCCTGA
- a CDS encoding F0F1 ATP synthase subunit gamma, whose product MPSLKDLKNRIASVKATQKITKAMKMVAAAKLRRAQEAAEAARPYSERMSAVLANITAAVSDADGAPPLMTGTGKSDVHLLIVCTAERGLCGGFNSQIARFARDHVRKLLADGKTVKIFTVGKKGYDILRREYASLIVERKELRDVKRIGFDNADAIGKRVIEMFEGGEFDVCTLFYSEFKSVISQVPTAFQLVPASAPTVVEEDAEHKGAVYEYEPDAASILADLIPRNISVQIFRALLENVAGEMGAKMSAMDNATRNAGEMINKLTLNYNRQRQAQITKELIEIISGAEAL is encoded by the coding sequence ATGCCTTCACTTAAGGATCTGAAAAACCGGATCGCCTCCGTCAAGGCGACGCAGAAGATCACCAAGGCGATGAAAATGGTCGCCGCGGCGAAGCTTCGGCGCGCCCAGGAGGCGGCCGAGGCCGCACGGCCCTATTCGGAACGCATGAGCGCCGTTCTTGCCAATATCACGGCTGCCGTCAGCGACGCGGACGGTGCGCCGCCGCTGATGACCGGCACCGGCAAGAGCGATGTGCATTTGCTCATCGTCTGCACGGCTGAGCGTGGCCTTTGCGGCGGTTTCAACTCGCAGATCGCACGTTTTGCCCGCGATCACGTCCGCAAGCTGTTGGCCGACGGCAAGACCGTGAAGATCTTCACGGTCGGCAAGAAGGGCTACGACATCCTGCGCCGTGAATACGCATCGCTGATCGTCGAGCGCAAGGAACTGCGCGACGTCAAGCGTATCGGTTTCGACAATGCCGATGCCATCGGCAAGCGCGTCATCGAAATGTTCGAAGGCGGCGAGTTCGACGTCTGCACGCTGTTCTATTCCGAGTTCAAGTCGGTGATCAGCCAGGTGCCGACCGCGTTTCAGCTCGTCCCGGCTTCGGCTCCGACCGTTGTCGAAGAGGATGCCGAGCATAAGGGTGCCGTTTACGAATACGAGCCGGATGCGGCTTCGATCCTCGCGGACCTGATCCCGCGCAACATCTCCGTCCAGATCTTCCGCGCGCTCCTCGAGAACGTCGCCGGCGAGATGGGCGCCAAGATGAGCGCGATGGACAATGCGACGCGCAACGCTGGTGAGATGATCAACAAGCTGACGCTCAATTACAACCGTCAGCGCCAGGCACAGATCACCAAGGAATTGATTGAAATCATTTCGGGCGCGGAAGCGCTCTGA
- the atpA gene encoding F0F1 ATP synthase subunit alpha — protein MDIRAAEISAILKDQIKNFGKEAEVSEVGQVLSVGDGIARVYGLDNVQAGEMVEFPGGIRGMALNLESDNVGVVIFGSDRDIKEGDTVKRTGAIVDVPVGPELLGRVVDALGNPIDGKGPINATRRARVDVKAPGIIPRKSVHEPMSTGLKAIDALIPVGRGQRELVIGDRQTGKTAIILDTILNQKAIHDAGPDSEKLYCVYVAIGQKRSTVAQFVKVLEERGALKYSIVVAATASDPAPMQYLAPFAGCAMGEYFRDNGMHALIGYDDLSKQAVSYRQMSLLLRRPPGREAYPGDVFYLHSRLLERAAKMNDEQGAGSLTALPVIETQGNDVSAFIPTNVISITDGQIFLETDLFYQGIRPAVNVGLSVSRVGSSAQIKAMKQVAGSIKGELAQYREMAAFAQFGSDLDAATQRLLNRGARLTELLKQPQFSPLKTEEQVAVIFSGVNGYLDKIGVALVGKFEQGLLSYLRSEGKDILDAIRTEKAISDATKSKLIAALDSYAKSFA, from the coding sequence GGCAAGGAAGCTGAAGTCTCCGAAGTCGGCCAGGTTCTCTCCGTCGGTGACGGTATCGCCCGCGTCTACGGTCTGGACAATGTTCAGGCCGGCGAAATGGTCGAATTCCCCGGCGGCATCCGTGGCATGGCGCTGAACCTCGAATCCGACAACGTCGGCGTGGTTATCTTCGGCTCCGACCGTGACATCAAGGAAGGCGACACCGTCAAGCGCACCGGCGCGATCGTTGACGTTCCGGTTGGTCCGGAGCTTCTCGGCCGCGTTGTCGACGCGCTCGGTAACCCGATCGACGGCAAGGGCCCGATCAATGCGACCCGCCGCGCTCGCGTCGACGTCAAGGCTCCGGGCATCATTCCGCGCAAGTCGGTTCATGAGCCGATGTCGACCGGCCTGAAGGCCATCGACGCTCTGATCCCGGTTGGCCGCGGCCAGCGCGAGCTTGTCATCGGCGACCGCCAGACCGGCAAGACCGCCATCATTCTCGACACGATCCTGAACCAGAAGGCCATCCACGATGCCGGTCCGGACAGCGAAAAGCTGTACTGCGTCTACGTCGCTATCGGCCAGAAGCGTTCGACCGTTGCCCAGTTCGTCAAGGTGCTCGAAGAGCGCGGTGCGCTGAAGTATTCGATCGTCGTCGCCGCAACGGCTTCCGACCCGGCCCCGATGCAGTACCTGGCGCCGTTCGCCGGTTGCGCCATGGGCGAATATTTCCGTGACAACGGCATGCACGCCCTGATCGGCTACGACGACCTGTCGAAGCAGGCTGTTTCCTATCGTCAGATGTCGCTGCTGCTGCGCCGCCCGCCGGGCCGCGAAGCCTATCCGGGCGACGTTTTCTACCTGCATTCGCGCCTTCTCGAGCGCGCCGCCAAGATGAACGACGAACAGGGCGCCGGTTCGCTGACCGCTCTTCCGGTCATCGAAACGCAAGGTAACGACGTTTCGGCGTTCATCCCGACCAACGTGATCTCGATCACCGACGGCCAGATCTTCCTCGAAACCGACCTGTTCTATCAGGGTATCCGCCCGGCCGTTAACGTCGGTCTGTCGGTTTCGCGCGTCGGTTCGTCCGCACAGATCAAGGCGATGAAGCAGGTTGCCGGCTCGATCAAGGGCGAACTCGCCCAGTATCGCGAAATGGCCGCCTTCGCTCAGTTCGGTTCGGACCTCGATGCCGCAACGCAGCGCCTGCTGAACCGCGGCGCCCGCCTGACCGAGCTCCTGAAGCAGCCGCAGTTCTCGCCGCTGAAGACGGAAGAGCAGGTTGCGGTGATCTTCTCCGGCGTCAACGGCTATCTCGATAAGATCGGCGTTGCCCTGGTCGGCAAGTTTGAGCAGGGCCTGCTTTCCTACCTGCGGTCGGAAGGCAAGGACATCCTCGACGCGATCCGCACTGAAAAGGCCATCAGCGATGCGACCAAGAGCAAGCTCATCGCTGCTCTCGACAGCTACGCCAAGTCTTTCGCCTGA